The following are encoded in a window of Nakamurella sp. A5-74 genomic DNA:
- a CDS encoding FAD-dependent oxidoreductase, producing MRTRVVVVGAGVAGSAAAWRLAERGAEVVLVDRFGAGHDKGASHGSSRIYRHAYSNVHYVRLAAQALRGWETLQDLGGERVLELTGAVDHGDPDALQPLADALDSESVPSHFLDPAEAGKRWPGLRFDTQVLWHAAAGRVHADRAVATLQAAATNRGAQVQRERRVLSIETDPTGVRVRTDGGLLEADQVVVAAGAWTSALVGPHLDYPPIRTTQEQPAHFARVDRGRGTEWPSFIHHPGAGYRGPGIYGLDSPDGVKVGEHGTGPEIDPDVRTAADPALLDRLVDHVRHWIPGVDSRTARPVSCLYSTTPDHDFVIDRVGQVTVAGGFSGHGFKFGPALGDLVAELVLDSKPANPLFALNRFRVPARGTTRR from the coding sequence TCGGCGCGGGCCATGACAAGGGTGCGTCGCACGGTTCCTCGCGCATCTACCGTCATGCCTACTCAAATGTGCACTACGTGCGCCTGGCGGCCCAGGCCCTGCGGGGGTGGGAGACCCTGCAGGATCTGGGCGGCGAGCGCGTGTTGGAGTTGACCGGGGCTGTCGACCACGGTGATCCGGATGCGCTGCAGCCGCTGGCAGATGCGCTGGATTCCGAGTCCGTTCCGTCCCACTTCCTCGATCCGGCCGAGGCCGGTAAGCGCTGGCCGGGGCTGCGGTTCGACACCCAGGTGCTGTGGCACGCCGCGGCCGGTCGGGTGCACGCCGACCGTGCGGTCGCCACCCTGCAGGCCGCCGCCACCAACCGCGGCGCGCAGGTGCAGCGTGAGCGCCGGGTGCTGTCGATCGAGACGGATCCGACCGGGGTGCGGGTCCGGACGGATGGCGGCCTGCTGGAGGCCGACCAGGTGGTGGTCGCAGCAGGGGCCTGGACGAGCGCGCTCGTCGGTCCCCATCTCGACTATCCGCCGATCCGGACCACCCAGGAACAACCGGCGCATTTCGCCAGGGTGGACCGCGGACGGGGCACCGAGTGGCCCAGTTTCATCCACCACCCGGGCGCCGGCTACAGGGGTCCGGGGATCTACGGTCTTGATTCACCGGACGGTGTCAAGGTGGGCGAGCACGGCACAGGTCCTGAGATCGACCCGGATGTCAGGACCGCTGCCGACCCGGCGCTGCTCGACCGGCTGGTCGACCATGTGCGGCATTGGATCCCGGGTGTCGATTCCAGAACAGCCAGACCCGTCAGCTGTTTGTACTCGACGACTCCCGACCACGATTTCGTGATCGACCGGGTCGGGCAGGTCACGGTCGCGGGCGGGTTCTCCGGTCACGGGTTCAAGTTCGGGCCTGCTCTGGGTGACCTGGTCGCCGAGCTCGTGCTCGATTCGAAACCCGCAAACCCGCTGTTCGCGCTGAACCGGTTCCGGGTCCCCGCCCGGGGAACAACACGCCGATGA
- the ssuE gene encoding NADPH-dependent FMN reductase gives MSRILVISGSPSAVSRTDGVLSHLVRRFQVGGHEVQQVRLRDLPAGPLLAADVTRPEIAAAVRAVDAADAIVIGSPVFKAAYSGLLKSFLDLLPQFAFRGKSVLPIVTGGSPAHVLAVDYALRPVLASMGPEHIGQGWFVLSEHVQLFPGGGVLLDAKASAPLFEVTDAFLGHLARSTGVPAPVAPTVIDHDRLEVSRVSHPDPLLDPLLADLKVEYGTRYGMDNPNTLLVEVPQSDFDPANRGGFVVLTIDGQPVAGGAIRRKDDETAEVKRVWTSNRHRRQGLARRVMAELELLAVDLGYGRIYLTTGPRQPEARDLYLASGYAPQFDVQADPESIGPLPFVKALQIGGTLPNPVPAVDSVDTVLTGVVR, from the coding sequence ATGAGTCGAATCCTGGTGATCTCCGGAAGCCCGTCGGCCGTCTCCCGCACCGATGGCGTGTTGAGCCATCTGGTGCGCCGCTTCCAGGTCGGTGGGCACGAGGTGCAGCAGGTCCGGCTACGGGATCTGCCGGCCGGTCCGCTGCTCGCGGCCGACGTCACCCGACCCGAGATCGCCGCAGCTGTCCGCGCGGTGGACGCCGCCGATGCGATCGTCATCGGCTCGCCGGTGTTCAAGGCGGCCTACAGCGGATTGCTCAAGTCGTTCCTCGACCTGTTGCCGCAGTTCGCCTTCCGCGGTAAGAGTGTGCTGCCGATCGTCACCGGCGGGTCCCCGGCGCACGTGCTGGCGGTCGATTACGCGTTGCGTCCGGTGCTGGCCAGCATGGGGCCGGAGCACATCGGGCAGGGCTGGTTCGTACTGAGTGAGCACGTCCAACTGTTCCCGGGCGGGGGAGTGCTGTTGGACGCCAAGGCATCCGCCCCACTGTTCGAGGTGACCGATGCATTCCTCGGTCACCTGGCGCGGTCGACGGGGGTACCGGCGCCGGTCGCTCCGACTGTCATCGATCACGACCGGCTGGAGGTGAGCAGGGTCTCGCACCCCGATCCGCTGCTGGACCCGCTGCTGGCCGACCTCAAGGTGGAGTACGGCACCCGGTACGGCATGGACAACCCCAACACCCTGCTCGTCGAAGTCCCGCAGAGCGACTTCGACCCGGCGAACCGGGGTGGCTTCGTGGTCCTGACGATCGACGGTCAGCCGGTCGCCGGCGGCGCCATCCGGCGCAAGGACGACGAGACCGCAGAAGTGAAGCGGGTCTGGACCTCGAACCGGCATCGCCGTCAGGGTCTGGCCCGCCGGGTGATGGCCGAGCTCGAACTGCTGGCCGTGGACCTCGGATACGGCCGGATCTACCTCACCACGGGCCCACGCCAGCCGGAGGCTCGTGACCTGTACCTGGCGTCCGGCTACGCACCCCAGTTCGACGTACAGGCCGACCCAGAGAGCATCGGACCGTTGCCGTTCGTGAAGGCCCTTCAGATCGGCGGAACCCTGCCGAACCCTGTCCCAGCAGTCGATTCCGTCGACACCGTCCTGACCGGAGTCGTGCGATGA
- a CDS encoding LLM class flavin-dependent oxidoreductase — MSTLITAVALDRAGDHPAAWRESAVDPRSLLDPQRLRLEVQTVEAAGVDFVTVPDSLAVDASGSSVPLLDAVTQLAAVAPVTDRIGLVPTVTTTHTEPFHLQAAVASVDFASLGRAGWQPTVSLGAGEAAAIGRRGTAAPEALWQEAGEVIDVARLLWDSWEDDAEIRDVATGRFIDRDKLHYVDHVGSTFSVKGPSIVPRSPQGHPVTVVSLSDTVLTDPVVLRVAARADVVLVPAGADFAARRVALAAAVAELGRDFDQVRVLIDASVVFDLPEETAATRIDRLQGRTRSGPPDLVGSLEAITERIAGWAGGVDGIHLRPWVIAADLPQITAQLIPALRAGGLLPPAPTGPTTFRDRLGLTRPVNVFAAGREGALSL, encoded by the coding sequence ATGAGTACCTTGATCACCGCCGTCGCGCTCGATCGCGCGGGGGACCACCCTGCGGCGTGGCGGGAGAGCGCCGTCGACCCCCGGTCGCTGCTGGATCCGCAGCGGCTCCGTCTCGAGGTGCAGACCGTCGAAGCCGCCGGTGTCGACTTCGTGACGGTGCCGGACTCGCTGGCAGTCGACGCCTCCGGGTCGTCGGTGCCGCTGCTGGACGCCGTCACCCAGCTCGCGGCCGTCGCTCCGGTCACCGACCGGATCGGGCTGGTCCCGACCGTCACCACCACCCACACCGAGCCGTTCCACCTCCAGGCTGCCGTCGCGAGCGTCGACTTCGCCTCGCTCGGTCGGGCCGGGTGGCAACCCACCGTGTCCCTCGGCGCGGGGGAGGCCGCTGCCATCGGACGGCGCGGCACTGCCGCGCCCGAGGCGCTGTGGCAGGAAGCGGGCGAGGTGATCGACGTCGCCCGCCTGCTGTGGGACTCCTGGGAGGACGACGCCGAGATCCGGGACGTCGCCACCGGCCGGTTCATCGACCGCGACAAGCTGCACTACGTCGACCACGTCGGCAGCACCTTCTCGGTCAAGGGTCCGTCGATCGTTCCCCGTTCACCGCAAGGACATCCGGTCACCGTGGTGTCCTTGTCCGACACCGTCTTGACCGACCCCGTCGTGCTCCGCGTTGCCGCCCGGGCAGACGTGGTGCTCGTCCCGGCGGGCGCAGATTTTGCCGCCCGCCGGGTCGCGCTGGCTGCCGCCGTTGCGGAACTCGGTCGCGACTTCGACCAGGTGCGGGTGCTCATCGACGCGAGCGTGGTGTTCGACCTGCCCGAGGAGACCGCTGCCACCCGGATCGACCGACTGCAGGGTCGCACGCGGTCGGGCCCACCCGACCTAGTGGGCTCGCTCGAGGCGATCACCGAGCGCATCGCCGGGTGGGCCGGCGGCGTCGACGGGATCCACCTGCGACCGTGGGTGATCGCCGCGGACCTGCCGCAGATCACCGCCCAGCTCATCCCAGCACTCCGCGCCGGCGGTCTCCTGCCGCCGGCGCCGACCGGCCCGACCACCTTCCGCGACCGTCTGGGTCTGACGCGACCCGTCAATGTCTTCGCCGCCGGGCGAGAAGGAGCACTGTCCCTGTGA
- a CDS encoding NtaA/DmoA family FMN-dependent monooxygenase (This protein belongs to a clade of FMN-dependent monooxygenases, within a broader family of flavin-dependent oxidoreductases, the luciferase-like monooxygenase (LMM) family, some of whose members use coenzyme F420 rather than FMN.) has translation MHLAAHFPGVNNTTVWADPRSASQIDFASFRALAETAERGTFDFFFLAEGLRLREVKGLIHDLDVVGRPESITVLSALAGVTTHLGLAATVNATFNEPYELARRFASLDHLSGGRAAWNVVTSSDAFTGENFRRGGYLDHADRYRRAQEFVSTSRELWDSWTDGDVIADQRTGHFSRAGAGSFAHHGPQFDITGAFGIPRSPQGQPVVIQAGDSAEGRDFAAAAADVIFTRHGTLEAGQAFYADVKGRLAAHGRTPDSLKIMPGVTVVVADTDAEAEEKAAFIRSQQVSGATAIALSELLWGIDLTDRDPDGPLPDEDPVVGSGVVRGRVGFTDPVATAAQWRAAAAENGWSLRETVVAQQGRQSFIGSPETVATQLDEFVQADAADGYILVPHLTPGGLDDVVDRVVPILRERGVFRTEYPGTTLRDHLGLDRPSVSASGAA, from the coding sequence ATCCACCTCGCTGCGCACTTCCCCGGTGTCAACAACACCACCGTCTGGGCCGACCCGCGGTCGGCGTCGCAGATCGACTTCGCCTCGTTCCGGGCGCTCGCCGAGACCGCCGAGCGGGGCACCTTCGACTTCTTCTTCCTGGCCGAGGGTCTGCGGCTGCGCGAGGTGAAGGGGCTCATCCACGACCTGGACGTCGTCGGTCGACCCGAGTCGATCACGGTCCTCAGCGCGCTGGCCGGGGTCACCACCCATCTCGGGCTGGCGGCGACCGTCAATGCCACCTTCAACGAGCCCTACGAGCTGGCCAGGCGGTTCGCCAGCCTCGATCACCTCTCGGGTGGTCGGGCTGCCTGGAACGTCGTCACCTCCTCCGATGCGTTCACCGGCGAGAACTTCCGACGGGGCGGATATCTCGACCACGCCGACCGCTACCGGCGAGCGCAGGAGTTCGTGTCCACCAGCCGAGAACTGTGGGACTCCTGGACCGACGGGGACGTCATCGCGGACCAGCGGACGGGACACTTCTCCCGAGCCGGCGCCGGATCATTCGCCCACCACGGACCGCAGTTCGACATCACCGGGGCTTTCGGGATCCCGCGCTCGCCGCAGGGCCAACCCGTCGTCATCCAGGCAGGCGATTCTGCCGAGGGGCGCGACTTCGCGGCCGCAGCAGCAGATGTCATCTTCACCCGGCACGGCACCCTGGAAGCGGGCCAGGCCTTCTACGCGGACGTCAAGGGACGGCTCGCCGCTCACGGCCGCACCCCCGACTCGCTGAAGATCATGCCGGGCGTGACCGTGGTGGTCGCCGACACAGATGCGGAGGCGGAGGAGAAGGCGGCCTTCATCCGATCACAGCAGGTCTCCGGAGCCACCGCCATCGCGTTGTCGGAGTTGCTGTGGGGAATCGACCTGACCGATCGCGACCCGGACGGACCGCTGCCGGACGAGGATCCGGTGGTCGGCAGTGGCGTGGTGCGCGGTCGGGTCGGTTTCACCGATCCTGTTGCCACCGCGGCACAGTGGCGTGCTGCTGCCGCTGAGAACGGCTGGAGCCTGCGTGAGACGGTCGTCGCCCAGCAAGGACGGCAGTCGTTCATCGGCTCGCCCGAGACGGTTGCGACGCAGCTCGACGAGTTCGTCCAGGCCGATGCAGCTGACGGCTACATCCTCGTCCCCCACCTGACTCCGGGCGGTCTGGACGACGTCGTCGATCGCGTCGTACCGATCCTGCGCGAGCGGGGGGTGTTCCGCACCGAGTACCCCGGGACCACCCTGCGGGACCACCTGGGTCTCGACCGGCCGTCGGTCTCGGCCAGCGGTGCGGCCTGA
- a CDS encoding FAD/NAD(P)-binding protein: protein MTQRLPADLVFVGGGPRTTSLLERIAANADELVPEGSSLSIHVVDPHPPGGGRIWRTAQSALLWMNSTAADVTIFTDASVECVGPIVPGPALDAWLRGPGRAALRESGLGHHVDRFGPQDFVPREIQGCYLGWVFDEVLASLPSRVQVVVHAAQAISITEPGARQVVILDDGSAIAARSVVLAQGYFDRRPGPTEATTIVAAEAAGLQYHPPAYTADLDLSGVKPGAAVLVRGMGLAFIDLMALLGEGRGGVFTERPDGALAYLPSGREPVLHIGSRRGVPYHSKLGYSIADAVPTPPVYFTVRLLTELGDGPFDFRTVLRPLIVKELTGAHYRRLFAAHPDRVTLPWDVFERVLDGADVLTDDFIALARRAVPAPADRFEIDRVDRPLAGLHLRSPDELTGVIDAYIADDLARRADPQFSADRAVFDALLGVYGVLAWAITSGRVSAVDRITAIEGEFHGLFSFLASGPPPRRLRELRALMAAGIVRPAGPDWTVEIRDGAFVGRGSASEAEVRGSVLIDAWVPKPDIRAATDPVIVGLLADGELAAEDLVSDDGAALGGGQLLADTRSRAIRADGSVHSRRFLLGPSVSGSAGSSGFSRPHFNAPGLRQNDAVARTILTDLCAAEGRQRTATDLRRTA, encoded by the coding sequence ATGACGCAGCGGCTGCCCGCTGACCTGGTGTTCGTCGGTGGAGGGCCGCGCACCACGTCGCTGTTGGAACGGATCGCCGCGAATGCCGACGAACTCGTGCCGGAGGGCAGCTCGCTGAGCATCCATGTGGTGGACCCGCATCCGCCGGGCGGCGGTCGCATCTGGCGAACGGCGCAATCGGCTCTGCTGTGGATGAACTCGACCGCCGCGGACGTCACCATCTTCACCGACGCGTCCGTCGAGTGCGTCGGCCCGATCGTGCCGGGACCTGCGCTGGACGCCTGGCTGAGAGGTCCGGGGCGGGCCGCGCTTCGCGAGAGCGGGCTGGGGCATCACGTGGATCGTTTCGGACCGCAGGATTTCGTGCCGCGGGAGATCCAGGGCTGCTACCTCGGTTGGGTCTTCGATGAGGTGCTCGCCTCGCTGCCGTCCAGGGTGCAGGTCGTCGTCCATGCGGCACAGGCGATCTCGATCACCGAGCCAGGTGCTCGCCAGGTGGTGATCCTGGATGACGGATCGGCCATCGCCGCGCGGAGCGTCGTGCTGGCACAGGGCTACTTCGACCGCCGGCCCGGTCCCACGGAGGCGACGACCATCGTCGCGGCCGAGGCCGCCGGACTGCAGTACCACCCGCCCGCCTACACCGCGGATCTGGATCTCAGTGGTGTCAAACCCGGTGCGGCCGTGCTGGTCAGGGGAATGGGCCTGGCATTCATCGACCTGATGGCCCTGCTCGGTGAAGGGCGTGGTGGGGTGTTCACCGAGCGGCCGGACGGCGCCCTGGCGTACCTCCCGTCGGGGCGGGAACCGGTGCTGCACATCGGATCCCGAAGAGGCGTCCCCTATCACTCCAAGCTCGGCTACTCGATCGCCGACGCAGTACCCACCCCACCGGTGTACTTCACGGTCCGGCTGTTGACGGAACTCGGCGACGGTCCTTTCGACTTCCGCACCGTGCTGCGCCCGCTGATCGTGAAGGAGCTCACCGGTGCCCACTACCGGCGGCTGTTCGCGGCGCATCCAGACCGGGTGACGCTGCCCTGGGACGTTTTCGAGCGCGTGCTGGACGGTGCGGACGTGCTCACTGACGACTTCATCGCGCTTGCCCGCCGTGCGGTGCCCGCACCGGCCGACCGGTTCGAGATCGACCGGGTCGATCGTCCGTTGGCCGGGCTGCACCTCCGGTCTCCGGACGAGCTGACGGGGGTGATCGATGCGTACATCGCTGACGATCTGGCCCGGCGGGCCGACCCGCAGTTCTCTGCTGATCGCGCTGTCTTCGATGCGCTGCTGGGGGTGTACGGCGTGCTCGCCTGGGCCATCACGAGTGGCCGGGTCTCGGCCGTGGACCGGATCACGGCGATCGAAGGTGAGTTCCACGGCCTGTTCTCGTTCCTGGCCAGCGGGCCACCGCCCCGCCGGCTTCGTGAGCTGCGCGCGTTGATGGCTGCCGGGATCGTCCGGCCGGCCGGTCCCGACTGGACCGTCGAGATACGTGACGGCGCGTTCGTGGGGCGCGGCAGCGCGTCGGAGGCGGAGGTCCGCGGATCGGTCCTCATCGATGCGTGGGTGCCGAAGCCCGACATCAGGGCCGCCACCGATCCGGTGATCGTCGGACTGCTGGCCGACGGCGAGCTCGCCGCGGAGGATCTGGTGTCCGACGACGGTGCTGCACTCGGTGGCGGCCAATTGTTGGCGGACACACGTTCCCGTGCCATCCGCGCGGACGGGTCCGTGCACTCCCGGCGGTTCCTGCTCGGTCCGTCGGTTTCCGGCTCAGCCGGTTCGTCCGGCTTCTCCCGGCCCCACTTCAACGCACCGGGCCTCCGGCAGAACGACGCCGTCGCTCGGACCATCCTCACCGATCTGTGCGCGGCCGAAGGTCGGCAGCGCACCGCCACCGACCTCAGGAGAACAGCATGA
- a CDS encoding DUF1684 domain-containing protein has translation MSIDSDLHRGTAAGPAYPVSEWAQWHADRERVLQEQHGWLSLTGFHWLPATPAALEGLPGRWQADPTGARGSFAAGDGLQLWEGSDSSSDGIHETGAHESGVHEAGVHEAVVDEQGSLRWLRWGERQIELARRGGRYAIRIRDPHASARTEFPGVPTYPLDPVWRRPATVKPRSEPEVVDVDTARSDLRQQARLDADVIVELPDGSDVQLAATAGADGGWSILFHDTTNGVDTARWRVVFASAPDTAGQVTIDFNRALNMPFSFSDFGTCPAPVPGNVIPVAVTAGELAPVRTSR, from the coding sequence ATGAGCATCGATTCCGACCTGCACCGCGGAACTGCCGCCGGTCCGGCCTACCCCGTGTCGGAGTGGGCCCAGTGGCACGCCGACCGGGAACGTGTCCTGCAGGAGCAGCACGGTTGGCTCTCGCTCACCGGATTCCACTGGCTGCCCGCCACTCCCGCTGCGCTGGAGGGGCTTCCCGGTCGCTGGCAGGCCGACCCGACCGGTGCCCGGGGGAGCTTCGCCGCCGGGGACGGGCTACAGCTCTGGGAGGGCTCCGACAGCTCGTCGGACGGTATCCACGAGACGGGTGCTCACGAGTCAGGCGTCCACGAGGCAGGTGTTCACGAAGCGGTCGTCGACGAGCAGGGCTCGTTGCGCTGGCTGCGGTGGGGCGAGCGGCAGATCGAGCTGGCGCGCCGCGGCGGGCGGTACGCGATCCGGATCCGCGACCCGCACGCGAGCGCCCGGACGGAGTTCCCCGGGGTCCCCACCTACCCGCTCGACCCGGTGTGGAGGCGACCGGCCACCGTCAAGCCCCGCAGCGAGCCCGAGGTGGTCGACGTCGACACCGCCAGGAGCGATCTGCGCCAACAGGCCCGGCTCGATGCCGATGTGATCGTCGAGCTGCCCGACGGTTCCGACGTCCAGCTGGCGGCCACGGCCGGCGCGGATGGTGGCTGGTCGATCCTGTTCCACGACACGACCAACGGTGTCGACACGGCACGCTGGCGGGTGGTGTTCGCCTCCGCTCCGGACACGGCAGGGCAGGTCACCATCGACTTCAACCGCGCCCTCAACATGCCGTTCTCCTTCAGCGATTTCGGGACGTGTCCGGCGCCGGTCCCGGGAAATGTCATCCCGGTCGCCGTGACCGCCGGGGAGCTCGCACCGGTCAGGACATCCCGATGA
- a CDS encoding rhodanese-like domain-containing protein, translated as MTDPRTTAPATDLDLAEAGALAPLVTPQEAARRIEQGAAVIDVRSDAGRTKDGLLPGASIVDRYALDGSFDPASPDSLVTGTDHPVVVICGSVRGSGPVAAELIRRGFSNVVHVDGGFPGWRDAGLPVIAPAAS; from the coding sequence ATGACAGATCCGCGGACAACCGCCCCAGCGACAGACCTCGACCTGGCGGAGGCCGGCGCGCTCGCTCCGCTGGTCACCCCACAGGAGGCGGCGCGCCGGATCGAGCAGGGTGCGGCGGTGATCGATGTCCGCAGCGATGCCGGCCGGACGAAGGACGGCCTCCTGCCGGGCGCGTCGATCGTCGATCGCTACGCGCTCGACGGTTCCTTCGATCCCGCCTCCCCGGATTCGTTGGTGACCGGTACCGATCATCCTGTCGTGGTGATCTGCGGTTCGGTGCGCGGCTCCGGACCTGTTGCCGCGGAACTGATCCGCCGCGGGTTCAGCAACGTGGTCCATGTCGATGGCGGCTTCCCCGGGTGGCGTGACGCCGGACTCCCGGTCATCGCGCCGGCCGCATCCTGA
- a CDS encoding carbonic anhydrase, translated as MTITDEYLANNSTYAENFSGPLPLPPSKGVAVVACMDARLDVARVLGIQEGEAHVIRNAGGVITEDEIRSLAISQRLLGTREIILVHHTDCGMLTFTDDAFKAGIADEVGVKPAWSAEAFSDLDADVRQSIARIKNSPFVPHTDSIRGFVFDVATGRLAEVDAA; from the coding sequence ATGACCATCACCGACGAGTACCTGGCGAACAACAGCACCTATGCCGAGAACTTCAGCGGACCGCTGCCGTTGCCGCCGTCCAAGGGCGTGGCCGTGGTGGCCTGCATGGATGCACGGTTGGACGTTGCGCGCGTCCTGGGCATCCAGGAGGGTGAGGCTCACGTGATCCGCAACGCGGGCGGGGTGATCACCGAGGACGAGATCCGCTCCTTGGCCATCAGCCAACGGCTGCTCGGCACCCGCGAGATCATCTTGGTGCACCACACCGACTGCGGGATGCTCACCTTCACCGACGACGCGTTCAAGGCAGGCATCGCGGACGAGGTCGGGGTCAAGCCGGCCTGGTCGGCCGAGGCCTTCAGCGATCTGGATGCCGATGTGCGCCAGTCGATCGCCCGGATCAAGAACAGCCCGTTCGTCCCGCACACCGATTCCATCCGCGGATTCGTCTTCGACGTCGCCACCGGTCGGTTGGCCGAAGTCGACGCGGCCTGA
- a CDS encoding alpha-L-glutamate ligase codes for MTTFPPDELPVSDRPAVYVLHENPEWIPPFAAAFAAAGVPLIEWRLAGGVIDLAQAPPEGVFWSRFSASSHTRGNALAKDHTRSVLSWLEAAGRRTVNGRAVIELEVSKIAQLAALQAHGIDTPRTVAVIGSDRLAAAAERFISAADDPAAPFLIKHNQGGKGLGVNRFDDLDGLRDHLASADFEEPVDGITLIQEYVPPADGTITRCEFVGGEFVYAIRADTVAGGFQLCPADACAIGPDGRPVIPPGAQRAPEPGEQIFLARSDIDDLPLAAYRSFLRAASIEIAGIELIQAADGRIVTYDVNTNTNYNAAVESTIQASGPAAIARYLGGLLADSR; via the coding sequence ATGACCACCTTCCCTCCTGACGAGCTGCCGGTGTCCGACCGGCCCGCGGTGTACGTGCTGCACGAGAACCCGGAGTGGATCCCGCCGTTTGCAGCTGCCTTCGCCGCTGCCGGTGTCCCCCTCATCGAATGGCGGCTTGCCGGCGGCGTCATCGACCTGGCGCAGGCCCCGCCGGAGGGAGTGTTCTGGTCCCGGTTCTCCGCGTCCAGCCACACCCGGGGCAACGCACTCGCGAAGGACCACACCCGGTCGGTGCTGTCGTGGCTGGAGGCGGCGGGTCGTCGCACCGTGAACGGTCGGGCGGTCATCGAGCTGGAGGTCAGCAAGATCGCCCAACTCGCTGCCCTCCAGGCGCACGGCATCGACACCCCGCGCACCGTTGCGGTGATCGGCAGCGATCGGCTGGCGGCCGCCGCCGAGCGGTTCATCAGTGCTGCCGACGACCCGGCGGCCCCGTTCCTGATCAAGCACAACCAGGGTGGGAAGGGGCTGGGGGTCAACCGGTTCGACGACCTCGACGGGTTACGCGACCATCTGGCGTCCGCGGATTTCGAGGAACCGGTCGACGGCATCACGCTGATCCAGGAGTACGTACCGCCGGCGGACGGCACGATCACCCGGTGCGAGTTCGTCGGTGGGGAGTTCGTCTATGCGATCCGCGCCGATACTGTCGCCGGCGGTTTCCAGTTGTGTCCGGCGGACGCCTGCGCGATCGGACCCGACGGCCGCCCGGTGATACCGCCCGGGGCGCAGCGCGCTCCCGAGCCGGGGGAGCAGATCTTCCTGGCCCGGTCCGACATCGATGACCTGCCGCTAGCGGCCTACCGCTCGTTCCTGCGGGCCGCAAGCATCGAGATCGCCGGCATCGAATTGATCCAGGCGGCGGACGGTCGGATCGTCACCTACGACGTGAACACGAACACCAATTACAACGCGGCGGTCGAGTCGACTATCCAGGCGTCCGGGCCGGCAGCGATCGCTCGGTACCTCGGCGGCCTGCTGGCCGATTCCCGCTGA
- the trpS gene encoding tryptophan--tRNA ligase has translation MTIPSSITLDHRPSAAQRRRPDGGVGRPQADELDAAIASVHGRAARVLTGDRPTGELHLGHYFGTLRNRVALQDAGAELIIVIADYQVITDRDGVGPLRERVLGLVADYLACGVDPTKSTIFAHSAVAALHQLMLPFLSLVSDAELRRNPTVKEELAQSSRPLSGLLLTYPVHQAADILFCGTDLVPVGGDQVPHLELARTIARRFNDRYGEVFTEPRALLSPTPRLLGTDGHKMSKSRGNTIPLGASDDETLASVRRAATDSERYITYAPLRRPGVSSLLDLAAACEGSDPRLIAEEIGNGGAAALKQRTAEGINELLRPLRTRRADLIADPGQLSAVLRVGAGAARLTADERLATVRTVMQMDY, from the coding sequence ATGACCATTCCCTCCAGCATCACGCTCGACCACCGACCCTCCGCCGCCCAGCGGCGCCGCCCGGACGGAGGTGTCGGCCGTCCGCAGGCCGACGAACTCGACGCGGCGATCGCTTCCGTCCACGGCCGCGCTGCCCGGGTGCTCACCGGCGACCGGCCGACCGGCGAGCTGCACCTGGGCCACTACTTCGGCACGCTGCGCAACCGGGTCGCGCTGCAGGACGCCGGTGCGGAGCTGATCATCGTCATCGCCGACTACCAGGTGATCACCGATCGGGACGGCGTCGGTCCGCTGCGCGAGCGAGTCCTCGGCCTGGTCGCCGACTATCTGGCGTGCGGGGTCGACCCGACGAAGTCCACCATCTTCGCGCACAGTGCCGTCGCCGCCCTGCACCAGCTGATGCTGCCGTTCCTGTCGCTGGTGTCGGACGCCGAGCTGCGCCGGAACCCGACCGTCAAGGAGGAGCTGGCACAGTCGTCGCGGCCACTGTCCGGCCTGCTGCTGACGTATCCGGTGCACCAGGCGGCGGACATCCTGTTCTGCGGCACCGATCTGGTCCCGGTCGGGGGCGACCAGGTGCCCCACCTCGAGCTGGCCAGGACGATCGCCCGGCGCTTCAACGATCGCTACGGCGAGGTGTTCACCGAGCCGCGGGCGTTGCTGTCGCCCACCCCGCGGCTGCTGGGGACCGATGGCCACAAGATGTCCAAGTCGCGGGGCAACACGATCCCGCTCGGCGCGAGCGACGACGAGACCCTCGCGTCGGTGCGCCGTGCGGCGACCGATTCCGAGCGGTACATCACCTACGCACCACTGCGCAGACCCGGAGTGTCGTCGCTGCTGGACCTGGCCGCGGCCTGTGAGGGGTCTGATCCGCGGCTGATCGCAGAGGAGATCGGCAACGGGGGAGCGGCGGCGCTGAAGCAGCGCACCGCTGAGGGGATCAACGAGCTGCTCAGGCCGCTCCGCACGCGCCGTGCGGACCTCATCGCCGACCCCGGGCAGCTGAGCGCCGTGTTGCGCGTGGGTGCCGGCGCTGCCCGGCTGACGGCAGACGAGCGGCTGGCGACCGTGCGCACGGTGATGCAGATGGACTACTGA